The Novipirellula aureliae sequence TAGCCAATGGATGGCGCTCGTGACGCTTCTTCATTTTCGCTGTACGATTCGCTGTCTGTCGTATGCTTCGCTGGTTCGTCGTACGCTTCGCTGGTTCGCTGTACGCTTCGCTGGCAAGCGTGTCAGCTTTCCTTCTCAACGTCAGCGACCTGTTCCGTCTTGGGACGGACCACATCGGTGGCCAAACCGACCCATTCGAGAAACTGAATCACTCGCCACGACATGTCAAATTCGTACCAATGATGGCCGTGCGAGGCGGCACGTGGCTGAGCATGATGATTGTTGTGCCATCCTTCGCCGTGACTGATCAGAGCCACCAACCAATTGTTGCGGCTGTTATCACGCGTCTCATAATTGCGATAGCCAAACACGTGCGAGAGAGAATTGACTGCCCATGTACCGTGGAGCACAAACACCGTGCGGACGGCAACCGCCCAGACAAACCAACTATACGAATAGCGAACCGCTTCCGCAGCGATGCCACCGCTGACGGCAAATCCAAATAAGGCTCCCATCAGGCTAATCAAAACGGCATGGGCGACAAAGACAAAGAACCACCCGCCTCGACGTTCGAGTCGCAAATAGAACGGATCACGCAATAAATCACGCACATATCGCTCGTAATGACTGGTTCGATCCAAATCTCGGTGGCGGCAAACGACCCATCCGACATGGCCCCATAGAAAATTTGCTAGCGGCGTGTGGGGATCCGGTTGGTGGTCGCTGTGTTGATGATGCATGCGGTGAATCGCAACCCACCGAGCGGGGCTATCCTGCAAATTACACATGCCTAATATCGCCAAGCCATGCTCGAGCCATTTCGGGCAATGGAAGCCGCGATGAGTCAACAAACGATGGTAGCCTATCGTGATGCCCATCATGCCGAAGACGAAATGGCCAAGTACTGCTAAAATCAGGCCCGACCAAGTAAACAGATAGCCAAACGAAAAGGGTAGAAACGCCAACAAAGCAATGAGATGAACGGTCGACAATACGATCACGTATTGCCAAAGAATCTTTAATGGCTGAGTCGCTTCAGGCAGAGGTAAGCGCTGTGGGTCGACCCCCTCGGTTGGTAGGTTGGTCGATTCGTCCGTTTCAGGCTGCGACAAGGGAGAGTCGGTGATGGACAAGACAGCATCTCGAAAGAGTGGAGTATAAGGTAAGCTTCAGGCTTGCGATGGGAAGATCTGTAAGCTGGAAGCTTACGCCACTTTAGGTATTTTCTGCTAGCGAATAAACCGGAAAGTGGCCAAAATCCCAACAAAAAAGCCGATCCAAGGGTTCGGATCGGCTGTTTCGATGGATGTTGTAAACGAAGAAAACGTAGCCTACTTGGC is a genomic window containing:
- a CDS encoding acyl-CoA desaturase → MTDSPLSQPETDESTNLPTEGVDPQRLPLPEATQPLKILWQYVIVLSTVHLIALLAFLPFSFGYLFTWSGLILAVLGHFVFGMMGITIGYHRLLTHRGFHCPKWLEHGLAILGMCNLQDSPARWVAIHRMHHQHSDHQPDPHTPLANFLWGHVGWVVCRHRDLDRTSHYERYVRDLLRDPFYLRLERRGGWFFVFVAHAVLISLMGALFGFAVSGGIAAEAVRYSYSWFVWAVAVRTVFVLHGTWAVNSLSHVFGYRNYETRDNSRNNWLVALISHGEGWHNNHHAQPRAASHGHHWYEFDMSWRVIQFLEWVGLATDVVRPKTEQVADVEKES